ACGAGTTGCTGGTCATCCGCGCGATCACGTTCCCTGACGGCCTCGCGCGTCGCGTGCAGCGTCACCTCGTGGAGTTTGTTGTAGTAGCCGTCTTCGTCCGTTGCGAAGCCCGACTCGATGGCTTTGATCGGCCAGTTCTGGGGTTGGTCGACTTCCCCGTCGGAAATCGCGGTTGTTGCCGCTTCGAGGTCGCCCGGATCGAGATCTGTGAACCATCCCGTCTGTTCGGGATTTGAGCCGCTCATAGGCTCCGTTGCGGTCGAAGGTGTATATGCGTTCGCGAAAGAAATTGCGCTGTTGGGCTCAATACGCCGCCGACGATTCGCTCATACCGGAGCGGTGCCGCTCCGTTTATCGGTGTGATTCGACGCGGCCGTCTGGCTACTGGACCACCGCGAACGCGTGCTCCCACGTGTCGAGGTGCATCCCGATACGGACCCACAGCGGCACGAGCGCTTCCAGATATCGGGACGACTCGATGGTCCCCACGTCCAGCGCGCCGGGCCAGCCGAATTCGACGAGCAGCGCTTCCGTCCGCTCTTTGGCACGCTCGTCGTCGCCGCAGATCATCATCGGCGGGGTCTCGTCTTCGAACTCCGGATCGACCATCTGGACGTTCGAGACGGTGTTGAAACACTTCACGACAGATGCCCCTGAGAGCGTGCGCTGCACCCGCTCTCCCAGCGAGTCCGTGCCGCCGAACAGGAGCTCGGGCGGTCCCTCCTGAGAGAACGCAAGCGGGTTCGTCGTATCGAGGACGAGCCTGCCGTCGAAATTCCCCGGTCCAGCTGTATCTAGGACCTCCGGAACCGCCGCGCCGAGAACGGACAGGACGACGACATCGCCGAACGAGGCAGCGTCGGCAAACGAGCCGACCGATACCGTTCCTTTCGTCTCCGTCGCCCAGTCCCGTAGGTTCTCGGGGCTTCGCGTTCCCAGTTTGACCTCCCAACCGTTCTTCGCAAAGCCGCGTCCGAGTGCCTTCGCCACGTCTCCGCTCCCGATGACACCGACACGACGGTTGGCCATACTACTCATTGGCCATCGAGATCGATAAGCACAGTGCCGAGAAACGTCAATTTGCACCGCTAGTGGTCGCGTTTAGTTACGGATTGCTGGCCGAGAACCCGACTTTCACGCTCGTCGGCTACGACGCCCGTCCGGACGACTTTTTGGCCAGTTTCGGCTGGTCGACTGCCCGTTCGGAGCCCCGGTTTGCAACGTCCGCTGGGTCACTCGTGGCTCACGCACTTCTGTCGCTCCGGTGTGAGAAGCAGGTAGGTCACAAGGACGGAGACCCCGGCGACGGCGAGGATGAACCCGCCCGTAGTGGGAAAGAGACCGTACCGTTCGACGATCCCGGAGACGTCGGTGACGACGATCACCTGCAGCGCGCCGACCACGACGCCGATGATACCGAAGACGGATCTGGCGATCTGTTCTTGGAACACGTATCCCATATCGCGTTCGACGCGGACCGCGTCGTGGACGCTGATGTCGATCCGGTCTCGTTCGGTCGCGGGCATCTTGATCGTGTTCGGTGGACAGTCGCCGTCGAGGTCCGTCGTGAGACACTGGGCTTTCGTCCGCTTCCCGCGCCACGCGAGAACGACGTTGTCGCCGGGATCGATCCCCAGAAACGCCATCATATCCTCGGTCATCCGAACGACGTTCCGGTACTCGTCTTGATCCGGTCCGAGCCGAACGTTGAACGGCATCTCCCTGCTGTCGACGAAGAACTTCTGTATCCGTCGCGACAGCGACCGATCCGCGTCGGCGGCGACGCCCGTGTTCCGAACGCCCACTCCGTCTCCGGGCTCGATGTCGATGGCCTGTCGGGACCGGACGTCGACCCTGACGAGATCGGGATCGCCGTGCGGCGCTTCGACGGTCACGTCGATCCGACCGCCCGTGACCGGATTGAACAACTCCACGACGGACCCGGGGACGATCCCGAGTTGGTCCATCCGACGATCCGAAATATGACAGACTCGATAGTCGATCTCGTCGTCGTACGTTCGGCGAGCGGTCCCGGAGAACTGCGTCACGGACGCGTCGACGCAAACGTCGACGACGAGTTCCCCGTCGTCGATCCGGCCGACGGAGCTGACCGCGTTGTAGAGGTTCGTCCGCAGCGCTCCGACGTAGTGATCGGCTTCGATGAGGGAAGGGGAAGGTTCGAGTTCGACCGCGACGACCCGGATTCCGCTGCCGGTACGCTCCGGGTCTCGGAGACGGACGTACCCGTAGTTCGAGAGCCCCAGCTCGTCGAACGCCGCCGGCGGCAGAAAGAGGGCGTTCCGGAACTGATCGGCGGTGTCGGTGAACAGACCAACGTCCAGATCGTAAGGCCGCCGACAGCGGACGGTCACCGAAGTATCCATATCGGTGCCCCTCGTCCGAGTGTGAATAATCTATTGTCTCGATTGGCCGACTGCTGCGGGCAAACGTTATATCCGACAGTTACCTACTGCGTCTGGACGGACATCAATCCAGCTTGAACCCGATCAGGGAGACAACTGCGGCCAGTAACCGACACGCACGACTGTTGATATGAGTACGCTTTCGTATCGGCCAGCAGCGGCGTCAGATATCCCGCGTTTGGTCGAGATACATCGTCGAGCGGTCCGCGAAATCGGCTCGGGCTACTACACGAATCGACAGATCAAAGCGTGGACCGCCGAAGCCCGAGAGGACGCGTACCCGATCGCCGATAGCGAGGTGGTACTCGTCGCCGAGCGTGACGGGACGGTCGTCGGATTCGGGCAACTCACCGTCGAGCGGCCGGAGATTGCGAAATTGTTCGTCGATCCGGACTACGCCGGTGACGGG
This DNA window, taken from Halobellus sp. LT62, encodes the following:
- a CDS encoding NADPH-dependent F420 reductase; the protein is MANRRVGVIGSGDVAKALGRGFAKNGWEVKLGTRSPENLRDWATETKGTVSVGSFADAASFGDVVVLSVLGAAVPEVLDTAGPGNFDGRLVLDTTNPLAFSQEGPPELLFGGTDSLGERVQRTLSGASVVKCFNTVSNVQMVDPEFEDETPPMMICGDDERAKERTEALLVEFGWPGALDVGTIESSRYLEALVPLWVRIGMHLDTWEHAFAVVQ
- a CDS encoding GNAT family N-acetyltransferase; amino-acid sequence: MSTLSYRPAAASDIPRLVEIHRRAVREIGSGYYTNRQIKAWTAEAREDAYPIADSEVVLVAERDGTVVGFGQLTVERPEIAKLFVDPDYAGDGVGASLLAELERVAVERGVSELFLDSSLNAANFYHRNGYTYGEMLNKYLPVDGGEVVFPALRMGKSLTR